The Candidatus Binatus sp. genome has a window encoding:
- the ald gene encoding alanine dehydrogenase translates to MFVGVPTEIKADERRVSLTPAGAAALRAHSHRVIVQAGAGLGSGFADRDYRDAGATIVKDAAELWRRADMILKVKEPQVAEYPLMRAGMIVFTYLHLAADRRLTLELCARGVSAVGYETIQLEDLSLPLLAPMSEVAGRLAIQAGAWCLQSRSGGRGVLLSGASGVRPGKVVVLGGGIAGLNACRVAAGVGAEVTIMDINPTRLRYLGDLLGGRVTTVMSNRATIDEEVTNCDLVIGTVLVAGARTPRLISAKMVARMRPGAAIVDLSIDQGGIAETSHPTTHARPTFVRNGVVHYCVTNMPAMVPHTSTYALTNATLNYAIEIADHGILEAANLNPAIRIGLNTYDGHVAHPAVAHALKMKPHSPWD, encoded by the coding sequence ATGTTTGTCGGAGTTCCGACCGAGATTAAGGCTGACGAGCGGCGTGTCTCGTTGACGCCGGCCGGCGCCGCCGCGTTGCGCGCACACAGTCATCGAGTGATCGTGCAGGCGGGCGCGGGACTCGGCAGCGGATTCGCCGATCGCGACTATCGCGACGCCGGCGCTACGATCGTCAAGGACGCCGCCGAGTTGTGGCGGCGCGCCGACATGATCCTCAAGGTCAAGGAACCGCAAGTGGCGGAGTACCCGCTGATGCGCGCCGGCATGATCGTGTTTACCTATCTTCATCTCGCCGCGGACCGCCGCCTGACGCTCGAGTTGTGCGCGCGCGGCGTGAGTGCGGTGGGTTACGAAACGATTCAGCTCGAGGACTTGAGTCTGCCGCTGCTCGCACCGATGAGCGAAGTCGCGGGACGACTCGCGATCCAGGCCGGCGCGTGGTGCCTGCAATCACGCAGCGGCGGACGCGGCGTGCTGCTGAGCGGTGCGTCGGGCGTGCGGCCGGGCAAGGTGGTAGTGCTCGGCGGCGGAATCGCGGGACTCAACGCGTGCCGGGTCGCAGCCGGCGTCGGCGCGGAAGTAACGATCATGGATATCAATCCGACGCGGCTGCGCTATCTGGGCGATCTGCTCGGCGGACGCGTGACGACCGTGATGTCGAATCGCGCGACGATCGACGAGGAAGTCACCAACTGCGATCTGGTGATCGGCACGGTGCTGGTCGCGGGCGCGCGGACGCCGCGATTGATCAGCGCGAAGATGGTGGCGCGGATGCGGCCCGGCGCAGCGATCGTCGATCTATCGATCGACCAGGGCGGTATCGCGGAGACGTCGCACCCGACCACGCATGCGCGACCGACTTTCGTGCGCAACGGCGTCGTGCACTATTGCGTGACGAATATGCCCGCGATGGTTCCGCATACCTCGACCTACGCGCTGACCAACGCCACTCTGAACTACGCGATCGAGATTGCGGATCACGGAATTCTCGAGGCCGCCAATCTGAATCCCGCGATTCGGATCGGCCTCAACACCTACGATGGCCACGTGGCGCATCCCGCGGTGGCCCACGCGCTCAAGATGAAGCCGCACTCGCCGTGGGATTGA
- the gcvH gene encoding glycine cleavage system protein GcvH — translation MEIPQGLKYSKEHEWVATEDSVATVGITDHAQDQLGEIVFIELPAVGDKVSKDDPFGVVESVKAVSDIYAPVTGTVIEINEDLPESPETVNEDPYGDGWLIKVKIADMADLDDLMDENEYAELIAREKE, via the coding sequence ATGGAAATCCCGCAAGGGCTGAAATATTCCAAAGAGCACGAATGGGTGGCGACCGAGGATTCGGTCGCGACCGTGGGAATTACCGATCACGCGCAGGATCAGCTGGGCGAGATCGTGTTCATTGAGTTGCCGGCCGTCGGCGACAAGGTTAGCAAGGACGATCCGTTCGGCGTGGTGGAATCAGTGAAGGCCGTCTCCGATATTTACGCGCCGGTTACCGGCACCGTGATCGAAATCAACGAAGACCTGCCCGAGAGCCCGGAGACGGTGAACGAAGATCCCTACGGCGATGGATGGCTGATCAAGGTCAAGATCGCGGACATGGCCGATCTCGACGATCTGATGGACGAGAACGAATACGCTGAACTGATCGCACGCGAGAAGGAGTGA
- a CDS encoding zinc-ribbon domain-containing protein: MTEIQCTSCHTRYRIDERVLPDDTPTFKCSRCGHVFNADPIPAVKKSAAGASDAERPARAPRPGRSRLNAPVSPEKQVSQPESAPAAAPRRQSRELDKQEPPAPVEDPAADDLGKATFGDPPTHDLDEHPLDRSFGDHDKADTGENLKFDFSREDRRIEPSAADLDDHTEPEADQWQIGEATPEFDARRDDRVKEIVARPDRSNNLAPSPQFVSSKFGDRTAIPSTIEYSSDEAAEIVARPHSSGFFLAMYLAVAIVFLVASYVISGDPVASARLLSQAPKIGEYFTSPVLPAMLVSLHDVQSDYHALKGGNHALVITGTARNVGKRPLHLVQIDADLLDGVGDAERAVAHQTVFAGNELSAEMLGQMTPREIEFSQSLSPQKSFAMPPTAGVPFLMVFINPPEPVGALRLSVTKAVAAESPISAAATR, encoded by the coding sequence ATGACCGAAATTCAGTGCACCAGTTGTCATACGCGTTACCGGATCGACGAGCGCGTTCTTCCCGACGATACGCCGACGTTCAAGTGCTCGCGATGCGGCCACGTCTTCAATGCCGATCCGATTCCGGCGGTGAAAAAATCCGCGGCCGGCGCATCGGATGCCGAGCGGCCAGCGCGCGCGCCGCGTCCAGGGCGCAGCCGGCTGAACGCGCCCGTTTCGCCGGAGAAGCAGGTATCGCAGCCTGAGAGCGCGCCCGCCGCCGCGCCGCGCCGTCAATCGCGCGAGCTCGACAAGCAGGAACCGCCTGCCCCCGTGGAGGATCCTGCCGCAGACGATCTCGGCAAAGCCACGTTCGGCGATCCTCCGACCCACGATCTCGACGAGCATCCGCTCGACCGGTCTTTTGGCGATCACGACAAAGCCGACACCGGCGAAAATCTCAAGTTCGACTTCAGCCGCGAAGATCGGCGAATCGAGCCATCGGCCGCCGACCTCGACGATCATACTGAACCTGAAGCCGACCAATGGCAGATCGGCGAAGCGACGCCCGAGTTCGACGCGAGGCGCGATGATCGCGTAAAGGAAATCGTCGCCAGGCCCGATCGATCCAACAATCTGGCGCCGTCGCCCCAGTTCGTCAGCTCGAAATTTGGCGATCGCACCGCGATTCCCAGTACCATCGAATATTCTTCCGACGAAGCGGCGGAGATCGTCGCGCGGCCTCATTCGTCGGGATTTTTTCTCGCGATGTATCTCGCCGTCGCGATCGTTTTCCTGGTTGCGAGTTACGTCATCAGCGGCGATCCCGTCGCGAGCGCGCGACTGCTGAGCCAGGCGCCGAAAATCGGCGAATACTTCACCAGTCCGGTGCTGCCTGCGATGCTGGTTTCGCTGCACGACGTTCAGAGCGACTATCACGCGCTCAAAGGCGGCAACCACGCGCTGGTGATCACCGGCACCGCGCGCAATGTCGGCAAGCGTCCGTTGCATCTGGTGCAAATCGACGCCGACCTACTCGATGGCGTCGGCGATGCTGAACGCGCGGTCGCGCATCAGACGGTGTTCGCCGGCAATGAACTCTCGGCGGAGATGCTGGGGCAGATGACGCCGCGTGAGATTGAATTTTCTCAGAGCTTGAGCCCGCAGAAGTCGTTTGCGATGCCGCCGACAGCCGGCGTTCCATTCCTGATGGTGTTCATCAATCCTCCCGAGCCGGTCGGCGCGCTCAGATTGTCGGTGACCAAGGCGGTCGCGGCCGAGTCGCCGATTTCCGCGGCCGCGACGCGTTGA
- a CDS encoding glycosyltransferase family 4 protein has protein sequence MRIALVARRFDTAGGGTERDLIITAEILRAAGHEITILADEVRSATGDWRVRRVGGARLGRALSLLRFAYAAAPAARRDRADLILSFARVIGADLMRSGGGAHASYLRAARKWRGRSGALAMRLSPYHQVQMLVERRGFRASSLKRALAVSELVRNDLIDTFHLPPEKALTIYNGVDLERFRPAREQFSERDEVRRRFGIPASARLVIFIGNGFARKGLGFLIEAWPLLGGGTFLLVVGSDRDRNSYARRADELNVLERVIFAGSQSNVEELLRAADAFALPSMFEPFGNVVMEAMASGLPVLTSAFCGVAELTPASMRGFIVEDPTDPGEIALRLGALLDSPSSLASEARATAEKFTWSRYGNELKALVDSIAK, from the coding sequence ATGCGCATAGCACTCGTCGCGCGGCGCTTCGATACGGCAGGCGGCGGTACCGAGCGCGACCTGATCATCACTGCCGAAATTCTCCGCGCAGCCGGTCATGAGATCACGATTCTAGCCGACGAAGTTCGCAGCGCAACCGGCGATTGGCGAGTTCGCCGCGTCGGCGGCGCGCGCCTCGGACGCGCGTTGTCGTTGCTCAGATTCGCGTACGCCGCGGCGCCTGCGGCACGACGCGATCGCGCCGACTTGATCTTGAGTTTCGCGCGCGTGATCGGCGCCGACCTGATGCGCTCGGGCGGCGGCGCTCACGCGAGCTATCTGCGCGCGGCGCGGAAATGGCGCGGCAGAAGCGGCGCGCTCGCGATGCGCCTCAGCCCGTATCATCAGGTGCAGATGCTCGTCGAGCGGCGCGGGTTTCGCGCTTCGAGTCTGAAGCGCGCGCTCGCAGTCTCCGAGTTGGTGCGCAACGATCTGATCGATACGTTCCACCTGCCGCCTGAAAAAGCGCTCACGATCTACAACGGCGTCGATCTCGAACGCTTCCGGCCCGCGCGCGAGCAGTTTTCGGAGCGCGACGAAGTCCGCCGCCGGTTTGGAATCCCCGCGAGCGCGCGGCTCGTGATCTTCATTGGCAACGGATTCGCGCGCAAGGGTCTCGGCTTCCTGATTGAGGCGTGGCCGCTGCTCGGCGGCGGCACATTTTTGCTGGTCGTCGGCAGCGATCGCGATCGCAATTCGTACGCGCGCCGCGCCGATGAATTGAACGTGCTCGAACGCGTGATCTTCGCCGGCTCGCAGTCCAATGTCGAAGAATTGCTGCGCGCCGCCGACGCGTTCGCGCTGCCCTCGATGTTCGAACCGTTCGGCAACGTTGTGATGGAAGCGATGGCGAGCGGCCTGCCGGTGCTCACCAGCGCGTTCTGCGGCGTCGCCGAATTGACCCCGGCGTCGATGCGCGGCTTCATCGTCGAGGACCCCACCGATCCGGGCGAGATTGCGCTTCGGCTCGGCGCTCTGTTGGACTCGCCGTCGAGTCTCGCTTCGGAAGCGCGCGCCACCGCGGAGAAATTCACCTGGTCGCGCTACGGCAACGAGCTGAAAGCGCTGGTCGATTCGATCGCGAAGTAA